The following proteins come from a genomic window of Dehalococcoidales bacterium:
- a CDS encoding helix-turn-helix domain-containing protein encodes MMESNEKLTLTIPEAARRLGISRNLAYDIARRGELPGLIRLGRKRMVVSKHMLTKLLETDDSALLASSSIEG; translated from the coding sequence ATGATGGAGAGCAACGAGAAACTGACGCTTACAATCCCTGAGGCTGCGAGGCGACTGGGGATAAGCCGTAACCTTGCATACGATATCGCTAGGCGCGGGGAATTGCCCGGCTTAATCCGGCTTGGCAGGAAAAGAATGGTGGTATCTAAGCACATGCTGACGAAGTTACTGGAGACTGATGATTCCGCTTTGCTGGCCAGTAGCAGCATTGAGGGGTAG